A window of the Gossypium hirsutum isolate 1008001.06 chromosome A03, Gossypium_hirsutum_v2.1, whole genome shotgun sequence genome harbors these coding sequences:
- the LOC107888003 gene encoding RHOMBOID-like protein 1: protein MDSKIEIKVTNPKNGDKVVHSVRPGRATSPSPSSQPSQSSDGRRRRQGQGYGHGEGEGQRNRGTEGQQAGRLIDFMPFKKWVPWMIPGFVLVNIFLFMITMYINNCPKNSKKCVGSFLGRFSFQPFKENPLLGPSSSTLEKMGALEVSKVVKSRQAWRMISCMWLHAGVFHILANMLSLLFIGIRLEQEFGFVRIGMLYLIAGFGGSILSSLFIQTGISVGASGALFGLLGSMLSELITNWTIYSNKFAALLTLVLVIVINLAMGILPHVDNFAHIGGFISGFLLGFVFLIRPQFGYVNQKKVPPGYIAPSRKPKHKTYQYVLWVCSLILLIAGFAIGLILLLRGVNLNEHCSWCHYMSCIPTPLWSCKNRQVYCQSTEFGKSLNLTCISNGKSEIYPLTEESTSQVQQLCSKLCG from the exons ATGGATTCCAAGATTGAAATCAAGGTGACCAATCCAAAGAACGGAGATAAGGTAGTGCATTCGGTGAGACCAGGTCGTGCCACGTCACCGTCACCATCGTCACAGCCATCTCAGTCGTCTGACGGGCGGCGTAGGCGGCAGGGACAAGGGTACGGGCATGGAGAGGGAGAGGGGCAAAGGAACAGGGGCACGGAAGGGCAGCAAGCAGGGCGGTTGATTGATTTCAtgccgtttaaaaaatgggtgcCTTGGATGATTCCAGGCTTTGTTTTGGTTAATATTTTCCTTTTCATGATAACAATGTACATTAATAATTGTCCCAAGAACTCGAAGAAATGTGTGGGGAGCTTCCTGGGCAGGTTCTCGTTTCAGCCTTTCAAAGAGAATCCCCTACTTGGCCCTTCTTCTTCTAC ATTAGAGAAAATGGGTGCTCTTGAAGTGTCTAAAGTTGTCAAAAGTCGTCAAGCATGGCGCATGATTTCTTGTATGTGGTTGCATGCTGGTGTTTTCCACATACTTGCAAACATGTTGAGTCTTTTATTCATTGGAATTCGGCTCGAGCAGGAATTCGGGTTTG TGAGAATCGGGATGCTTTATCTGATCGCTGGTTTCGGTGGGAGTATACTGTCATCTCTTTTTATTCAGACCGGTATATCGGTTGGTGCCTCTGGTGCACTTTTTGGTTTACTAGGAAGCATGCTTTCAGAACTAATCACAAACTGGACAATATATTCAAATAAG TTTGCAGCGTTGTTAACTCTTGTTTTGGTTATCGTAATAAATCTAGCTATGGGAATCCTCCCACACGTGGATAACTTTGCTCACATCGGAGGATTTATCTCCGGCTTCCTCCTCGGTTTCGTGTTCCTAATCCGTCCCCAGTTTGGATATGTTAATCAGAAAAAGGTTCCTCCAGGATACATTGCACCTTCTCGTAAACCTAAACATAAGACATACCAGTACGTCTTGTGGGTCTGTTCTCTGATACTATTGATTGCAGG ATTCGCCATTGGCCTAATACTTCTCCTTCGAGGGGTTAACTTGAATGAACACTGTTCTTGGTGTCATTATATGAGTTGTATCCCGACGCCATTGTGGAGCTGCAAAAACCGACAAGTGTATTGTCAG TCGACCGAGTTCGGGAAATCGTTGAACTTGACATGCATAAGCAATGGGAAAAGCGAAATCTATCCGTTAACAGAGGAAAGCACTTCCCAAGTTCAACAGCTATGTTCTAAGCTCTGTGGTTGA
- the LOC107885989 gene encoding respirasome Complex Assembly Factor 1, with translation MKETKPVKLNAQQHQQHENGHFSPFKFAKLLDPEASWDKDQLGDVLHWIRQVVGLLCGLLWGAIPVVGGIWIFVFLVISTSIIYGYYAMILKVDEEEFGGHATLLQEGLFASITLFLLAWVLVYSLAHF, from the exons atgaaagaaacgaaaccaGTTAAATTGAATGCACAGCAACATCAGCAACACGAAAACGGTCACTTTTCCCCGTTCAAGTTCGCCAAGTTATTAGATCCGGAAGCTTCTTGGGATAAA GATCAATTAGGAGATGTATTGCATTGGATTCGACAAGTTGTGGGGCTTTTATGTGGATTATTATGGGGAGCAATCCCTGTGGTTGGAGGCATTTGGATCTTCGT TTTTCTGGTCATATCCACTTCAATCATATACGGTTATTATGCTATGATACTAAAGGTCGATGAAGAAGAATTTGGTGGTCATGCAACCCTTCTCCAAGAAGGGCTTTTTGCTTCAATAACTCTCTTTCTG TTGGCGTGGGTTCTAGTATACAGCTTGGCCCACTTTTGA